A single Poecile atricapillus isolate bPoeAtr1 unplaced genomic scaffold, bPoeAtr1.hap1 scaffold_311, whole genome shotgun sequence DNA region contains:
- the LOC131574416 gene encoding EEF1A lysine methyltransferase 3-like, whose protein sequence is MAAPGSHVGTGGGRGAEEENGEGEGEGEEEREEEEEEEQEEEAEAALRAVFPRDPALFSELFPERRRFRLCGRVLHIAEHHGPRLGPAGAVWEAALSLCRFLGEQNLELAGRRVLELGAGTGIVGIFAAMLGAEVTLTDRPPVLPQLRENARRNFPGGAGAPRVRALRWGRDQRRFPPKFHLILGSDIVYDPRAFAPLLGTLRHLLVPPARALLSARLRGGDAGASRFFRQMLPPFFGVRLLRREPEGDIEIYAVTPREGGGAPPGQGRGAQPGLGSLSGGRGGTEED, encoded by the exons ATGGCGGCGCCCGGGAGCCACGTGGGGAccgggggggggcggggggcagaggaagagaacggggaaggggaaggggaaggggaagaggaaagggaagaggaagaggaagaggagcaagaagaagaagcagaggCGGCGCTGCGGGCCGTGTTCCCCCGCGACCCCGCGCTCTTCTCCGAGCTGTTCCCGGAGCGGCGCCGGTTCCGGCTGTGCGGGCGCGTCCTGCACATCGCGGAGCACCACGGGCCGCGGCTCGGGCCCGCCGGGGCCGTCTGGGAGGCG gccctgtccctgtgccggTTCCTGGGCGAGCAGAACCTGGAGCTGGCGGGGCGGCGGGTCCTGGAGCTGGGGGCCGGTACCGGCATCGTGGGGATCTTCGCTGCCATGCTGG GGGCGGAGGTGACGCTCACGGACCGGCCGCCGGTGCTGCCGCAGCTCCGGGAGAACGCGCGGCGGAATTTcccggggggcgcgggggcaCCGCGGGTGCGGGCGCTGCGCTGGGGGCGCGACCAGCGCCGcttcccccccaaattccacctgaTCCTGGGCTCCGACATCGTGTACGACCCCCGCGCCTTCGCCCCGCTCCTGGGCACCCTCCGGCACCTGCTGGTGCCCCCGGCCCGGGCGCTGCTCAGCGCCCGCCTGCGGGGCGGCGATGCCGGAGCCTCCCGCTTCTTCCGCCAGATGCTGCCCCCGTTTTTTGGGGTGCGGCTGCTGCGGCGGGAGCCCGAGGGGGACATCGAGATCTACGCGGTGACCCCCcgggagggagggggagcccccccggggcagggcaggggggcgCAGCCCGGCCTGGGGTCTCTTtcggggggccgggggggcacGGAGGAGGATTAA
- the TSFM gene encoding elongation factor Ts, mitochondrial: MQRAALGALGGAARAAPGRWLSAAPPALRELRELRARTGQPVMRCREALQRAGGDLRQAEAWLEAESRRRGWARAAAPGAQRAREGLVGVLSEGLAAVMVEVNCETDFVARTPDFQQLVEMAARGVLGHCQGASGTKHLLREDELAQLRVGDRGDLLSDHLALVMGRLGERLALRRAGWLRAPGGFVATYAHGWVPPGPPVAMGTYGALVACGGPEPGPPSAELQELGRRVAQHVVGMAPTALGTPEDELGGDTETRLLAQGTLLEPGVPLGRYLRDRGGLQVWDFLRFQCGEEPPQEPPQEPPQEPPAPPG, from the exons ATGCAGCGCGCGGCGCTGGGAGCGCTCGGGGGGGCGGCGCGG GCCGCCCCGGGCCGCTGGTTGAGCGCGGCGCCCCCGGCGCTGCGGGAGCTGCGGGAGCTGCGGGCCCGCACCGGGCAGCCGGTGATGCGCTGCCGGGAGGCGCTGCAGCGGGCGGGGGGCGACCTGCGGCAG GCCGAGGCCTGGCTCGAGGCCGAGTCTCGCCGCCGGGGCTGGGCCCGAGCTGCGGCTCCCGGGGCTCAGCGGGCACGGGAGGGGCTCGTGGGGGTCCTGAGCGAGGGCTTGGCCGCCGTCATGGTGGAG GTGAACTGTGAGACGGATTTTGTGGCGAGGACCCCCGACTTCCAGCAGCTCGTGGAGATGGCAGCCAGAGGGGTcctggggcactgccagggggCCTCGGGCACCAAG cacctcctgcgGGAGGATGAACTGGCCCAGCTGCGTGtaggggacaggggggacctGCTGAGTGACCACCTGGCGCTGGTTATGG GCCGCCTGGGTGAGCGCCTGGCCCTGCGCCGGGCCGGGTGGCTCCGGGCCCCCGGTGGTTTTGTGGCCACCTACGCTCACGGCTGGGTGCCCCCCGGGCCCCCCGTGGCCATGGGCACCTACGGGGCGCTGGTGGCCTGCGGGGGGCCGGAGCCGGGGCCCCCCTCGGCCGAGCTGCAGGAGTTGGGGCGCAGGGTGGCCCAGCACGTGGTGGGGATGGCACCCACCGCCCTGGGGACCCCCGAGGATGAGctggggggggacacggagacgcggctgctggcacaggggacCCTCCTGGAACCGGGGGTCCCCCTGGGCCGGTACCTGCGGGACCGGGGGGGGCTCCAGGTCTGGGACTTCCTGCGCTTCCAGTGCGGGGAGGagcccccccaggagcccccccaggagcccccccaggagccccccgcccccccaGGCTGA